From Xenopus tropicalis strain Nigerian chromosome 3, UCB_Xtro_10.0, whole genome shotgun sequence, the proteins below share one genomic window:
- the tubgcp4 gene encoding gamma-tubulin complex component 4 isoform X1 has protein sequence MEWAPHAVVQDVPFLHPGETNVLNRLCKLGTDYIRFTEFIEQYTGHVQQQDHHPSQQGQVGLHGIYLRAFCRGLDSILQPYRQALLDLEQEFLADPHLSISHINYSLDQFHLLFPSVMVVVEQIKSQKIHGCQILETVYKHSCGGLPPVRSALEKILAVCHGVMYKQLSAWMLHGLLLDQYEEFFVRQGPSSNLAASSEEDDDDLGIGGLTGKQLRELQDLRLIEEENMLAPSLKQFSLRAEMLPSYIPVRVAEKILFVGESVQMFENQNANMSRTGSILKNQEDTFAAELHRLKQQPLFSLVDFESVLDRIRSTVAEHLWKLMVEESDLLGQLKIIKDFYLLGRGELFQAFIDIAQNMLKTPPTAVTEHDINVAFQLSAHKVLLDDDNLLPLLNLTIDYHGKEHKDMSQPREGPSRDTSPREPPISGWAALGLSYKVQWPLHILFTPAVLEKYNVVFKYLLSVRRVQSELQHCWALQMQRKHLESNKTDAIKWRLRNHMAFLVDNLQYYLQVDVLESQFSQLLQQINSTRDFESIRLAHDHFLSNLLAQSFILLKPVFHCLNEILDLCHSFCSLVSQNLGPLDERGAGQLDILVKGFSCQSSLLFRILSSVRNHQINPDLAQLLLRLDYNKYYTQAGGTLGSFGL, from the exons gatCACCATCCCTCACAACAAGGACAGGTCGGCCTGCATGGCATTTACCTGCGAGCGTTTTGCAGAGGCCTTGATTCAATACTTCAACCTTACAGACAGGCCTTATTAGATCTGGAGCAGGAG TTTCTGGCGGATCCACATCTTTCCATATCTCACATTAATTATTCCCTGGACCAG tTTCACCTTCTGTTTCCATCAGTCATGGTAGTGGTGGAACAGATCAAGAGCCAAAAG ATTCATGGCTGCCAGATACTGGAGACTGTGTACAAGCACAGCTGTGGAGGACTGCCCCCTGTACGCAGCGCATTAGAAAA GATTCTTGCTGTGTGTCATGGAGTGATGTACAAGCAGCTTTCAGCTTGGATGCTTCATGGGCTTCTGCTGGACCAGTATGAAGAGTTCTTTGTTAGGCAAGGACCATCATCTAATTTAGCTGCATCATctgaagaagatgatgatgatctGGGCATTGGTGGTCTGACTGGAAAACAGCTGCGAGAACTGCAAGACTTG CGTCTCATAGAGGAAGAGAACATGTTGGCCCCATCCCTCAAACAGTTTTCACTGAGGGCGGAAATGCTGCCATCCTATATTCCAGTGAGGGTTGCAGAGAAGATACTGTTTGTGGGTGAATCTGTTCAGATGTTTGAGAATCAAAATGCAAATATGTCTAGGACAG GTTCCATCTTAAAAAACCAGGAAGACACATTTGCAGCAGAGCTCCATCGGCTGAAGCAGCAGCCTCTCTTCAGTTTGGTGGATTTTGAATCTGTTCTTGACCGAATCAGAAGCACGGTAGCCGAG CACTTGTGGAAGCTTATGGTGGAGGAATCGGACCTACTGGGTCAGCTCAAG ATTATTAAAGATTTCTATTTACTGGGGAGAGGAGAATTGTTTCAGGCCTTCATAGATATTgcccaaaatatgctgaaaactCCACCTACTGCAGTAACTGAACATG ATATAAATGTAGCCTTCCAGTTATCTGCACATAAAGTTTTACTTGATGATGACAATCTCCTGCCGCTGCTAAATCTGACAATCGATTACCATGGAAAAGAACATAAAG ATATGTCCCAGCCCCGGGAAGGTCCATCTCGTGACACATCTCCCAGAGAACCTCCAATATCTGGATGGGCTGCACTTGGACTCTCCTATAAAGTGCAATGGCCCTTGCATATTCTCTTTACACCGGCAGTGCTGGAGAA GTACAATGTGGTCTTCAAGTATTTGCTGAGTGTGCGCCGTGTGCAGTCAGAACTTCAGCACTGCTGGGCTCTTCAGATGCAGAGAAAACATTTGGAGTCTAATAAAACCGATGCTATCAAGTGGCGGTTACGTAACCACATGGCGTTTCTGGTTGATAATCTCCAGTATTACCTGCAG GTGGATGTTTTGGAGTCTCAGTTCTCTCAACTCTTGCAACAAATTAACTCAACGCGGGATTTTGAGAGCATTCGCCTGGCGCATGACCACTTCCTAAGTAATCTGTTGGCACAGTCTTTCATTTTGCTCAAACCA GTTTTCCACTGTTTAAATGAAATCTTAGATTTGTGTCACAGTTTTTGTTCATTAGTCAGCCAAAACCTGGGCCCCCTGGATGAACGCGGAGCTGGGCAGCTAGATATTCTTGTGAAG GGATTTAGTTGTCAGTCATCACTTCTATTCAGAATTCTCTCCAGTGTGAGGAATCATCAGATCAACCCAGACCTGGCCCAGCTCCTGCTCAGATTAGACTACAATAAATATTATACCCAAGCAGGAGGCACACTTGGAAG TTTTGGCTTATGA